Genomic DNA from uncultured Desulfosarcina sp.:
GTTAAGGGTGAGCCGTGAGGATATCCTTTGGCAGGCGGAAGCCATCGACGAAGTATCTCAGGTTTATTTGCCGAAGATGATCACAGACATTTCCATCGAAGGACATGGATTCAAGGTTGTCATCGATACCAAGTTTTACAAAGAAGCGCTGGCATCCCACTATGACACGGAGAAAATCCGATCTCAGCATTTTTTTCAGATTTTTGCTTACCTCAAGAACCTGGAGAAGAAAGGCGGCGTCAACACCAATTGCACAGGAGTTTTACTGTACCCCACCATGCAAAAAGAGTTGTGCCTGAATTACACAGTGGATAGTCACAAGGTAATGATCCACACCATCAACTTGAATCAGGATTGGCAATCGATCGATAAGGATCTGAAGGAACTTTTAGATTTGGCGCGGCCGAGTGCACTACAAAAGAAGCAATAGATCAACATGCAATAGGGTTAAAATTATGCCGATTGATTTATCCGGATACAATCAGGAAAGTAATCATTTGGGGGTTCGTGATGCTCGTTGCGATTCCCTTCGGGTGTTATTACGGAGTTATCTATTGGGATAACGGTATTGCCGCGGCGGTTGTGGGATTCGTAATCGGTGCTGTTTTAACACTGTTAGGACTTGTTTTTGTTGGCCATACGTCAAATATCTTCGGTGTGTTGGCAGGAGAACGAAGCGCCAGTTTTTCAAAACGCGAACAGCTTGAATCGGATAACCTTCGCCACAATTAATAATTGACGGCAAATAACTCGGTATGGAACAAGTAGAGAAAACCTTTCCAGAACTTCGTGAACAGGTATTGATGCGCTTAAATAAAGCAGGCCGGCCGTTAACGACAAGGGAACTCGGTTCTCGTTTGCGTGCTGCAAGAATGCGAATCCCAGATTATCAGATAGCTGCTCAGCTATCTATCCTTCTTAAGGAAGAGTCTGTGTCACTTGAGGGGAATCGTTGGCGCTTTATACATCAATCAGGAATAGAGTCTCAAGATGTCGCTATCTCCTTACCTATATTGTCATCAGATACAAATGAACAGCTTGGCTGGCGAAGAACTCAGCTGGAAGACCGAGAAAATGACCCTTCTGAACCTTCTGAACCAGAAACTACAGAGCCTGAAGAAACAGATGGGGGGGCAGAGGCTGCTTGGTTGAATTTAACTGCGCGTTGGGCTCTGTTTAGAAAGCTTGTAGCTTACTATCGTCAGTGTATCAGGAATGAAGAGGGTGCAGATGCTTCGGCCTATCAGAACCAACTCGGTGAACGATTTATCTATCTCAGAAAAGTCGGGCATTGGCACCCTTGGCCGGGGACTCCCTGGCAATCCTCTATTCCGCTTGGGGATCACCTTGCGGGCCTTTTAAGATGTTTGCCTGGTCCTACAGATGAGGACACTCTGGTCGTTGGCTATCCGATTCATGGATACTTCAAAGAACGTCCAGGAGAGCCTCCCATTAGCGTCATTCGCCCAATTTTTTATTTTCCTGTCGAATATACGATCAATCTAAACAACCTTTTGGTTCGAAATAATAACCCCAAACTGGAAATAAATTTCAACTGGCTGGAATATGCTTTTAGTAGGCGGCGGGAAAGCCAAGGGAGTTTTTTATCGGCCTGTGGATTCATTAACCGGTCACGGCCCAATGATGAAGTGCCAGGGTTGGAACTGGGAGAGACCTCACCAAATCTTCAAAGCTTGAGTTCGGCATTAAAATCGTTCATGCCGGATAAAATCTTCGAACCTCTAAATATCGACTCTGTTACTGATATTCCCCTGAATGAACCCTTTAACACGGGCATATATAACAGAGCTGTTTTAATGGTGGCAAAAAAAACACGCTTTTCGGTCACCTTGCTCAAAGAGCTTGCAGCCATTGAAAAGGCTCCGGATGAAGTCTTAGATCAAACCGCCTTGAGGATGCTATTCTCCAAGAATGACCAGCCTCGTCAATCTCCTGACAATTTTATTCACGAAGAATTGGTTATCGATACCACCCGACTGAATGCGGAACAGCGGTGGGCTGTGGCGTCATTGATAAACCAACCGCTTACAGTCGTGACAGGTCCGCCGGGAACCGGGAAAAGCCAAGTTGTATCAGCCGCGGCGACGAACGCCAGACTTCATAACCAAACCGTACTTTTCGCAAGCCGGAACCACAAGGCCATAGACGCTGTTTACAACCGCCTGATAGACGATGATGGTCGTCCTTTGATAGTGCGAACCAACTCAAAAGATGATCCGAATCTCAATTACACTTTTTATAAAGCTATAAAAGACTTGCTCCGGGACCAACCAAATCCAGATGGAGCAAAGCGAATTTCCTTTCTTAGGGAAGAAATCTCTCAGCTTCTTGTGAAAAGAGGTGAATCAGCAAGAGTTGCAAGACAATGGGCGAAGATTGGAACTGAACTGGGGGAAATAGAAGAGCGCATGGGCTATTTAAGCTGTGAGTTTCCGGACGGAATGGCCTCATTCCTGGATTTTAACCCCTCTTTATTTCCACAGCGGAATTTTAAGCGCATCTCTAAAATTGCTAAAAATATGGCTCAAGAGAGTAACCCTCAAACATTCAGACGAAGATTCAGCAGGTTTTGGCGTTGTTGGATGCTCATGCCATGGTATCGCTTGGCTATAAAGCGTTTAAAAGCGATCCCGGGGAGTCCAAAATTACCGCCGTGGCCAACTCCAGAGGGATTAGGAACCGTATTTCAAGATTTCCTACTGCTTGAGAAGGCAGCTGAATACGCTCAGTTGAGAATTAGTTCTAAGTCGATTGAAGAAAAGTCACGGGAGCTTCCTCCTTTGGAAGATTTGACGGTTTCGCTTGCAGATGTGACGGAACGGCTAAAAAAAACCGCACATCAGGCCATGCAACTCGATTTGGATAGCCGCCGCGGCCTCCCTGAAGATGCCAATCGCGAAGAGTTGATGGGGTTGAACGCGGCCTTGTTGGCTAAACTGTAGAAGTTCAGATTTGATCTGACAGTTACCGATTCTGAGAAGGTGTCTGTCAGGTCAAGTTCAGGCTATTTTTTTCTCTTCCCAGAGTCGTTTGCCATCTTCAAGGGTTTCCATCGGGGTTCTGCCGCAGCACATTTTCCCCTGATGGGTTCGCTCATGATTGTACTGTTCAAGCCACAGGTCAAGATCAAACTGAAGCGTTTCGATATCCCGATAAATCTTCTTTCTGAAGGTCACCTGATAAAATTCCTGTAGCATGGTTTTGTGGAAGCGTTCGCAGATACCGTTGGTTTGCGGCGATCTGGCCTTGGTCTTGGTGTGTTCGATGTCGTTAATAGCCAGATACAATTGATAATCGTGGGTTTCAGCTTTGCCGCAATACTCGGTACCCCTGTCGGTTAAGACGCGAAGCAGCGGCAACTCATGCTTTTCATAAAAGGGCAGCACCTTATCATTGAGCAAATCGGCAGCAGTGATCGGCGTCTTGGTGGTATAGAGTTTGGCAAAACCGACCTTGGCATACGTATCGATAAAGGTTTGCTGATAGATCCTGCCCACGCCCTTAAGGGTTCCGACATAAAAGGTATCCTGTGATCCCAGATAACCTGGATGAGCCGTCTCGATCTCCCCAGCAGCGATGTCGTCTTGCTTTTTCCGTTCTAATGCCTGGACCTGGCTTTCGGTAAGAATCAGATTCTCCTTGGCCATTTTGTCCTCAAGGGCCTTGAGCCGGTCTTTAAAGCGAGCCAATTGGTGACGCAGCCATACACACCGGACACCACTGGGGGAAATGAACACGCCCCGCTTACGCAATTCGTTGCTGGCACGCACTTGGCCAAAGGCCGGTTGTTCAACGGCATAGGCTACGACAGCAGCCTCGGTTATTTCGTCTGTGCGGTTTTTAATATTGGGTTTGCGGCGGTTTTGATCGACGAGGGCATCGACGCCGCCTTGTTCAACGGCATTTTGATAGCGGTAAAAGGTGTCACGGGAAAGCCCCATGATCCGGCAGGCTTTGGATACGTTGCCCAGTTCCTCGGCCAGGTTCAACAATCCGATCTTGTGTTTGATGACGGTTTTGGTACCATTCAGCATGAGGGTTACCTCCTATGGTTTTGGTGGTTTGGTTGCCACCTTCATCAAAACCGGTAACCCTCACTTTTTCAAGTGCGTTGTCAGATCAAATCGAAACTAATCCAGCTAAACAAACTGGTTTGGACGAAGGTCGTATACGTTCAAAAGCAGTCAAGGTACTCAAGGACCGTATATCATATGTTTTGTCCAGATTACCATGCTGGGCTGTAACCAATTTATCTGCTGGTTCGCGCCTTCCTCTGATCGCTGGAATGTTTGACTTGGTCATTGTTGATGAGGCCAGTCAGTCGGACATCCCCTCAGCAATACCATTGCTCTTCCGAGCTCGCAGAGCAGGGGTTGTTGGCGACCCATTTCAATTGACCCACTGTTCAAAGCTGTCCACGGCAAAGGACACTCTCCTGCGTCGCGAGGTGGGGATTCAGCGAATTGAGGATGTCCGCTATACCTATTCGGAACACTCTTTATTCGACCTGTTTGCTGGCACCAATGGAGTTGTGCCTGTCTTTTTAAGCGAAACTTATCGCAGTAACACCGAGATCGCCGGATATTCAAACAGTATCTTCTACAATGGGCGGCTTAGGGTCGCGACGGATTTATCCGGCCTCAAAGTGCCTGATGGTTTCAAGGCTGGCATACATTGGACAGACATAGTAGGGGGAGTGAAAAGTGCGGGAGGTAGTGGGTGTTTCTGTCAAGAGGAAGTTAAAGCCGTCACCCATATCGTCCGCGAGATGCTCATCGATAACAACTACAGGGGAACATTGGGTATTGTTACCCCATTTCGCCAACAGGCAAACCGTATACGTGACACCCTTCATGAATCCGATATGGATTTGTATCGCCGCCTTGAAATAGCCGATGTCCACGTTGACACAGCCCATGGCTTTCAGGGGGATGAGCGCGATGTCATCATTTTCAGCCTTTGTGCTGGACCAGAGATGCCCATCGGCTCCAGAGGTTTTTTAAGGGAGAACGCAAACTTGTTCAATGTTGCCGCTAGCCGTGCCAGGGCTGTCTTGCATATTGTTGGCAATCATGAATGGGCCAGAAAATCTAAGATTCGCCATGTAGAACGACTGACAGTCGAGCCGACGATGAACAGTCAACCTATTAGGCAGAGTCCTTGGCATCCGCACGAGTCACCATATGAAAAAATGTTTTTTGATGAATTAAAGTCTGCCGGGCTTGAACCTCGGCCACAGTTCCCGGTTAGAAGTCGACGATTGGACATGGCACTCATTAGGAAGGGTGACTCACCTATTAAGTTGGATATCGAGGTGGATGGTGATTGTCACCGCAATTCCGATGGAACACGGAAAATTGATGACACTTGGCGGGACATTCAACTCCAAGCGATGGGTTGGAAAGTCCTTCGTTTTTGGACCTATAAATTGCGTGAAGATATGCCGGGATGCGTAAAAACCGTTCTCAATGCGTGGGGTATAAAATGATTAAAAACAAGCCTTTCAGGCTCGATAGCACTTTTCCGCATGTGTGGATTCTCTCCGCTGCAGTGGTTTTAATAATCATTCTCATGGTAATATCTGGGTATAAAATTGTCCACTTGGATCAGGAACGCCAACATTGGGCTATAGAGAGTGAGCGTGTTAAAAATGATCGCGAAAAGCTTGATGAAGACCTCCAAACACATGCTATTGTTTTAAAAGAGTTGCCTATCCTCAAGGAGGAAAGAGAAACCTTAAGGGCTCAGAGGGATTCCTTTATTGGTGAATTTCAAGCGGCAAAGACCAAGCTTGAAAGTTTAACATTCCAAGCAAACTCTGCCAGAGAAATGTTGGAAAAGGCCAAAGCAGAGCGGATTCAGGCAACAGCAGACAAAGAGGCTGCCAGAGCCACTTTTGCAAAACTCCAGAACGATATCGAAACTGCTCGTTCTACATCTGAGCAAGTGCAAGCCGAGTTAGCACAACTTCAGGAACAAAGAACATCTCTTCGCAGGGAGGTCAGAGCCCGTCTAAAACAAGAACAGAGTCTTTCCAGTAATATAGAAAAACTTGAACAACGTAAGGAAAATTTAAATTCATTAATCGCTAGTATGGCAGAGGATCGAGGGGCAATAGAAAAGCTCGGGAAACGCCTTGATACCATAGCTGATAGCATTGATGCCACCAGAAAA
This window encodes:
- a CDS encoding AAA domain-containing protein; the protein is MEQVEKTFPELREQVLMRLNKAGRPLTTRELGSRLRAARMRIPDYQIAAQLSILLKEESVSLEGNRWRFIHQSGIESQDVAISLPILSSDTNEQLGWRRTQLEDRENDPSEPSEPETTEPEETDGGAEAAWLNLTARWALFRKLVAYYRQCIRNEEGADASAYQNQLGERFIYLRKVGHWHPWPGTPWQSSIPLGDHLAGLLRCLPGPTDEDTLVVGYPIHGYFKERPGEPPISVIRPIFYFPVEYTINLNNLLVRNNNPKLEINFNWLEYAFSRRRESQGSFLSACGFINRSRPNDEVPGLELGETSPNLQSLSSALKSFMPDKIFEPLNIDSVTDIPLNEPFNTGIYNRAVLMVAKKTRFSVTLLKELAAIEKAPDEVLDQTALRMLFSKNDQPRQSPDNFIHEELVIDTTRLNAEQRWAVASLINQPLTVVTGPPGTGKSQVVSAAATNARLHNQTVLFASRNHKAIDAVYNRLIDDDGRPLIVRTNSKDDPNLNYTFYKAIKDLLRDQPNPDGAKRISFLREEISQLLVKRGESARVARQWAKIGTELGEIEERMGYLSCEFPDGMASFLDFNPSLFPQRNFKRISKIAKNMAQESNPQTFRRRFSRFWRCWMLMPWYRLAIKRLKAIPGSPKLPPWPTPEGLGTVFQDFLLLEKAAEYAQLRISSKSIEEKSRELPPLEDLTVSLADVTERLKKTAHQAMQLDLDSRRGLPEDANREELMGLNAALLAKL
- a CDS encoding IS481 family transposase; this encodes MLNGTKTVIKHKIGLLNLAEELGNVSKACRIMGLSRDTFYRYQNAVEQGGVDALVDQNRRKPNIKNRTDEITEAAVVAYAVEQPAFGQVRASNELRKRGVFISPSGVRCVWLRHQLARFKDRLKALEDKMAKENLILTESQVQALERKKQDDIAAGEIETAHPGYLGSQDTFYVGTLKGVGRIYQQTFIDTYAKVGFAKLYTTKTPITAADLLNDKVLPFYEKHELPLLRVLTDRGTEYCGKAETHDYQLYLAINDIEHTKTKARSPQTNGICERFHKTMLQEFYQVTFRKKIYRDIETLQFDLDLWLEQYNHERTHQGKMCCGRTPMETLEDGKRLWEEKKIA
- a CDS encoding AAA domain-containing protein, with protein sequence MVLVVWLPPSSKPVTLTFSSALSDQIETNPAKQTGLDEGRIRSKAVKVLKDRISYVLSRLPCWAVTNLSAGSRLPLIAGMFDLVIVDEASQSDIPSAIPLLFRARRAGVVGDPFQLTHCSKLSTAKDTLLRREVGIQRIEDVRYTYSEHSLFDLFAGTNGVVPVFLSETYRSNTEIAGYSNSIFYNGRLRVATDLSGLKVPDGFKAGIHWTDIVGGVKSAGGSGCFCQEEVKAVTHIVREMLIDNNYRGTLGIVTPFRQQANRIRDTLHESDMDLYRRLEIADVHVDTAHGFQGDERDVIIFSLCAGPEMPIGSRGFLRENANLFNVAASRARAVLHIVGNHEWARKSKIRHVERLTVEPTMNSQPIRQSPWHPHESPYEKMFFDELKSAGLEPRPQFPVRSRRLDMALIRKGDSPIKLDIEVDGDCHRNSDGTRKIDDTWRDIQLQAMGWKVLRFWTYKLREDMPGCVKTVLNAWGIK